From the genome of Spinacia oleracea cultivar Varoflay chromosome 2, BTI_SOV_V1, whole genome shotgun sequence, one region includes:
- the LOC110797490 gene encoding kinesin-like protein KIN-7C, mitochondrial isoform X2, producing MVGSSTSSKSPRSTSPFRPKKGSPSPFSSPAVKNVAGRPASPASERSEFSKPKENVTVTVRFRPLSAREMKLGNEIAWYADGDCTVRNENNPNIAYAFDRVFGPATTTRHVYDVAAHHVINGAMEGINGTIFAYGVTSSGKTHTMHGVQKSPGIIPLAVKDVFEIIQETPGREFLLRVSYLEIYNEVINDLLDPAGQNLRIREDTQGTYIEGIKDEVVLSPAHALSLIATGEAHRHVGSNNFNLLSSRSHTIFTLTIESSSHGQSPEEEDVSLSQLHLIDLAGSESSKIITNGLRRKEGSYINKSLLTLGTVISKLTDGKAAHIPYRDSKLTRLLQSSLSGHGRISLICNVTPASGHSEETHNTLKFAHRSKHVEIKASQNKILDEKSLIKKYQKEILSLKQELQTLKHGITEDPCEDPCVSVSTPEDLVSLKLQVEAGQAKLQSNMEEEEEDQAKAALTGRIHRLTKLILVSTRNTSGTNIPRKAAVYTKMHSFAEDELAHLPDRTREYVICGDDDGDGSLDPEVPVQECANANNLHETVKDDKKSKKKGMLGWFKSRKPEHVVGLSPAGADGQTSTSGTPLSGSTPSKNRVMASDGKDKQRKLVKRRQGDIPATDSSTEKGQTDELFSTGVGISHMDPTGTTITDQLNFLHEQVKLLAGDVALCTESLKRLSEEAINNPEDSRDEEQIQKLKNIITEKKLQIHQLEQHTIASLETAPQRSSKSELSQALSKLSTQLNGKTIELEINSVDKRILQEQLQRKISENAEMQETILLLRQQVSTLSDICSVCPEGQSRSAMLNSDSSNSDEKNKGGKDSPLDATTPTSVINLNRIFAQDESKDCKNATNSNLQASKIENLKQENAILAEEKVGLEIHSQKLAEEASYAKELAAAAAVELQHLTGEVTRLSYQNAELIGELSSTKEAHSGSGCCQHLSDVKERCSDYANIDASSRKLEYEQLVEYLQNELNVRYQREAMLEAALSEKEQVQHELDKQLNEAKRHGEVLENDMENMWALVENMRKTGTEIDDAISHRIGSSDYRSGEVSVGISSKSSLLSAESQVSRNLDKISSVGASYSKETERSREIQRLISRLKGEDLSGLDMATLEELQNVHVEAITKICQAKVYGVLV from the exons atggtGGGAAGCTCAACTTCTTCCAAATCACCTCGTTCCACGTCACCTTTCCGACCAAAGAAAGGGTCTCCGTCGCCGTTTTCTTCGCCGGCGGTTAAGAATGTTGCCGGACGTCCGGCAAGTCCGGCGTCGGAGCGTTCCGAGTTTAGTAAACCTAAAGAGAATGTTACTGTTACTGTTCGATTTCGTCCTCTCAG TGCGAGAGAGATGAAGCTAGGGAATGAGATAGCGTGGTATGCGGATGGAGATTGTACAGTTCGGAATGAGAATAACCCTAACATTGCTTATGCATTTG ATAGAGTATTTGGTCctgcaacaaccacacgccatgTATATGATGTTGCCGCTCATCATGTTATAAATGGTGCTATGGAAGGAATAAATG GTACTATCTTTGCATACGGAGTTACTAGTAGTGGGAAGACGCACACAATGCAT GGGGTGCAGAAGTCACCTGGAATCATCCCATTAGCAGTGAAGGATGTCTTTGAAATCATACAGGAG ACACCTGGCAGGGAGTTTCTTCTTCGTGTTTCTTATCTGGAAATCTACAATGAG GTTATCAATGACTTGCTGGATCCAGCAGGACAAAACTTACGAATCCGAGAAGATACTCAG GGAACTTACATCGAAGGAATTAAAGATGAAGTTGTACTCTCGCCTGCTCATGCATTATCCTTGATTGCTACTGGTGAAG CACATAGACATGTTGGCTCCAACAATTTCAATTTACTTAGCAGTCGAAGTCACACCATTTTCACTTTG ACCATTGAAAGCAGTTCACATGGGCAAAGTCCAGAGGAAGAAGATGTTTCACTATCTCAGTTG CATTTGATTGATCTTGCTGGGTCTGAAAGTTCAAAGATTATAACAAATGGATTACGTAGAAAAGAAGGCTCATACATAAATAAAAGTTTGCTAACTCTTGGCACT GTAATCTCTAAGCTTACCGATGGAAAAGCAGCTCATATTCCTTACCGTGATTCAAAGCTCACCCGTTTGTTGCAGTCGTCTCTCAGTGGCCATGGACGAATTTCA CTTATCTGCAACGTGACCCCTGCCTCTGGCCACAGCGAAGAAACTCACAATACTTTGAAGTTTGCACACAGGAGCAAACATGTAGAAATAAAGGCTTCTCAAAATAAG ATATTGGACGAAAAATCCCTCATTAAGAAGTACCAAAAGGAAATTTTAAGTCTAAAGCAAGAGCTTCAGACACTAAAGCATGGCATAACAGAGGACCCATGTGAGGATCCATGTGTGAGTGTGTCAACACCAGAAGATTTGGTTAGCTTAAAGCTGCAG GTGGAAGCAGGTCAGGCTAAGTTGCAGTCTAacatggaggaggaggaggaggaccAAGCTAAAGCGGCTCTTACGGGAAGAATTCACCGGCttacaaaattaattttggtttcaaCAAGAAATACTTCAGGAACAAACATCCCCCGAAAGGCGGCTGTCTATACAAAAATGCATTCATTTGCAGAAGATGAG CTTGCACATTTACCCGATAGGACGAGGGAATATGTAATTTgtggtgatgatgatggtgatggaaGTCTGGATCCTGAGGTTCCAGTTCAGGAATGTGCCAATGCTAACAATCTGCATGAGACAGTTAAGGATGACAAGAAgagtaaaaaaaaaggaatgCTTGGATGGTTTAAATCAAGA AAGCCTGAGCATGTTGTTGGATTGTCTCCAGCTGGCGCTGATGGTCAGACTTCAACTAGTGGAACTCCTTTATCTGGTTCCACCCCCTCAAAAAATAGAGTAATGGCTTCTGATGGAAAAGACAAACAGAGGAAATTAGTCAAAAGGAGGCAGGGCGATATTCCAGCTACAGACTCGTCTACAGAAAAAGGCCAAACTGACGAATTATTTAGCACTGGAGTTGGGATTTCTCATATGGATCCG ACTGGAACAACCATTACAGATCAGCTGAATTTTCTTCATGAGCAAGTGAAACTGCTTGCTGGAGATGTTGCACTGTGTACCGAATCTCTTAAAAGACTGTCGGAGGAAGCGATAAACAACCCAGAAGATTCTCGGGATGAG GAGCAAATACAGAAGTTGAAGAATATAATCACTGAAAAAAAGCTGCAAATACATCAGCTGGAGCAACACACTATTGCATCACTGGAAACAGCTCCACAAAGGTCGAGTAAGTCTGAGTTATCTCAG GCTTTATCCAAGCTTTCTACTCAGTTGAATGGGAAAACTATTGAACTTGAG ATCAATTCAGTGGATAAAAGAATTCTTCAGGAACAATTACAAAGGAAG ATTTCAGAAAACGCTGAGATGCAAGAAACCATTCTTCTACTTAGGCAGCAAGTTAGCACATTGTCAGATATATGCTCTGTCTGTCCAGAAGGACAAAGTCGGTCTGCTATGCTCAATTCTGATTCTAGCAATTCAGATGAGAAAAACAAGGGAGGGAAGGATTCACCTCTTGATGCAACTACACCTACTAGTGTGATAAATTTGAATCGGATCTTTGCTCAGGATGAATCAAAAGATTGCAAGAATGCTACAAATTCGAACTTACAG GCTTCTAAAATAGAGAATCTGAAGCAAGAGAATGCGATATTAGCTGAAGAAAAGGTTGGACTTGAAATTCACAGCCAAAAACTAGCAGAAGAGGCTTCATATGCAAAAGAATTGGCTGCAGCCGCAGCAGTTGAGCTTCAACATCTGACTGGAGAAGTAACTAGGCTGTCATATCAGAATGCCGAGTTGATTGGTGAGCTGAGTTCTACAAAAGAGGCCCATTCCGGATCTGGGTGCTGTCAACATTTGTCTGATGTGAAAGAAAGATGCAGTGATTATGCTAACATTGATGCAAGCTCAAGGAAATTAGAATACGAGCAGTTGGTTGAGTACTTGCAAAATGAACTTAATGTTAGATACCAGAGAGAAGCCATGCTAGAAGCTGCTTTGTCTGAGAAGGAACAAGTACAACATGAGCTGGATAAACAACTGAATGAGGCAAAGAGGCATGGTGAGGTTTTAGAGAATGACATGGAAAATATGTGGGCTCTCGTAGAAAACATGAGGAAAACTGGCACAGAGATTGATGACGCCATATCTCACAGGATTGGTTCATCTGATTATAGATCAGGTGAGGTTTCAGTTGGAATTTCTTCAAAGAGTAGCTTATTATCAGCAGAAAGTCAAGTTTCTAGAAATTTGGACAAGATAAGCTCAGTTGGTGCCAGCTATTCGAAAGAAACGGAAAGGTCCCGAGAAATACAGAGGCTAATTTCAAGACTGAAG GGTGAAGACTTGTCTGGCCTTGATATGGCTACTCTTGAAGAATTGCAAAATGTTCATGTTGAAGCTATAACCAAGATTTGCCAAGCAAAG GTATACGGCGTATTGGTGTGA
- the LOC110797490 gene encoding kinesin-like protein KIN-7C, mitochondrial isoform X3, translating to MVGSSTSSKSPRSTSPFRPKKGSPSPFSSPAVKNVAGRPASPASERSEFSKPKENVTVTVRFRPLSAREMKLGNEIAWYADGDCTVRNENNPNIAYAFDRVFGPATTTRHVYDVAAHHVINGAMEGINGTIFAYGVTSSGKTHTMHGVQKSPGIIPLAVKDVFEIIQETPGREFLLRVSYLEIYNEVINDLLDPAGQNLRIREDTQGTYIEGIKDEVVLSPAHALSLIATGEAHRHVGSNNFNLLSSRSHTIFTLTIESSSHGQSPEEEDVSLSQLHLIDLAGSESSKIITNGLRRKEGSYINKSLLTLGTVISKLTDGKAAHIPYRDSKLTRLLQSSLSGHGRISLICNVTPASGHSEETHNTLKFAHRSKHVEIKASQNKILDEKSLIKKYQKEILSLKQELQTLKHGITEDPCEDPCVSVSTPEDLVSLKLQAKLQSNMEEEEEDQAKAALTGRIHRLTKLILVSTRNTSGTNIPRKAAVYTKMHSFAEDELAHLPDRTREYVICGDDDGDGSLDPEVPVQECANANNLHETVKDDKKSKKKGMLGWFKSRKPEHVVGLSPAGADGQTSTSGTPLSGSTPSKNRVMASDGKDKQRKLVKRRQGDIPATDSSTEKGQTDELFSTGVGISHMDPTGTTITDQLNFLHEQVKLLAGDVALCTESLKRLSEEAINNPEDSRDEEQIQKLKNIITEKKLQIHQLEQHTIASLETAPQRSSKSELSQALSKLSTQLNGKTIELEINSVDKRILQEQLQRKISENAEMQETILLLRQQVSTLSDICSVCPEGQSRSAMLNSDSSNSDEKNKGGKDSPLDATTPTSVINLNRIFAQDESKDCKNATNSNLQASKIENLKQENAILAEEKVGLEIHSQKLAEEASYAKELAAAAAVELQHLTGEVTRLSYQNAELIGELSSTKEAHSGSGCCQHLSDVKERCSDYANIDASSRKLEYEQLVEYLQNELNVRYQREAMLEAALSEKEQVQHELDKQLNEAKRHGEVLENDMENMWALVENMRKTGTEIDDAISHRIGSSDYRSGEVSVGISSKSSLLSAESQVSRNLDKISSVGASYSKETERSREIQRLISRLKGEDLSGLDMATLEELQNVHVEAITKICQAKCANHIL from the exons atggtGGGAAGCTCAACTTCTTCCAAATCACCTCGTTCCACGTCACCTTTCCGACCAAAGAAAGGGTCTCCGTCGCCGTTTTCTTCGCCGGCGGTTAAGAATGTTGCCGGACGTCCGGCAAGTCCGGCGTCGGAGCGTTCCGAGTTTAGTAAACCTAAAGAGAATGTTACTGTTACTGTTCGATTTCGTCCTCTCAG TGCGAGAGAGATGAAGCTAGGGAATGAGATAGCGTGGTATGCGGATGGAGATTGTACAGTTCGGAATGAGAATAACCCTAACATTGCTTATGCATTTG ATAGAGTATTTGGTCctgcaacaaccacacgccatgTATATGATGTTGCCGCTCATCATGTTATAAATGGTGCTATGGAAGGAATAAATG GTACTATCTTTGCATACGGAGTTACTAGTAGTGGGAAGACGCACACAATGCAT GGGGTGCAGAAGTCACCTGGAATCATCCCATTAGCAGTGAAGGATGTCTTTGAAATCATACAGGAG ACACCTGGCAGGGAGTTTCTTCTTCGTGTTTCTTATCTGGAAATCTACAATGAG GTTATCAATGACTTGCTGGATCCAGCAGGACAAAACTTACGAATCCGAGAAGATACTCAG GGAACTTACATCGAAGGAATTAAAGATGAAGTTGTACTCTCGCCTGCTCATGCATTATCCTTGATTGCTACTGGTGAAG CACATAGACATGTTGGCTCCAACAATTTCAATTTACTTAGCAGTCGAAGTCACACCATTTTCACTTTG ACCATTGAAAGCAGTTCACATGGGCAAAGTCCAGAGGAAGAAGATGTTTCACTATCTCAGTTG CATTTGATTGATCTTGCTGGGTCTGAAAGTTCAAAGATTATAACAAATGGATTACGTAGAAAAGAAGGCTCATACATAAATAAAAGTTTGCTAACTCTTGGCACT GTAATCTCTAAGCTTACCGATGGAAAAGCAGCTCATATTCCTTACCGTGATTCAAAGCTCACCCGTTTGTTGCAGTCGTCTCTCAGTGGCCATGGACGAATTTCA CTTATCTGCAACGTGACCCCTGCCTCTGGCCACAGCGAAGAAACTCACAATACTTTGAAGTTTGCACACAGGAGCAAACATGTAGAAATAAAGGCTTCTCAAAATAAG ATATTGGACGAAAAATCCCTCATTAAGAAGTACCAAAAGGAAATTTTAAGTCTAAAGCAAGAGCTTCAGACACTAAAGCATGGCATAACAGAGGACCCATGTGAGGATCCATGTGTGAGTGTGTCAACACCAGAAGATTTGGTTAGCTTAAAGCTGCAG GCTAAGTTGCAGTCTAacatggaggaggaggaggaggaccAAGCTAAAGCGGCTCTTACGGGAAGAATTCACCGGCttacaaaattaattttggtttcaaCAAGAAATACTTCAGGAACAAACATCCCCCGAAAGGCGGCTGTCTATACAAAAATGCATTCATTTGCAGAAGATGAG CTTGCACATTTACCCGATAGGACGAGGGAATATGTAATTTgtggtgatgatgatggtgatggaaGTCTGGATCCTGAGGTTCCAGTTCAGGAATGTGCCAATGCTAACAATCTGCATGAGACAGTTAAGGATGACAAGAAgagtaaaaaaaaaggaatgCTTGGATGGTTTAAATCAAGA AAGCCTGAGCATGTTGTTGGATTGTCTCCAGCTGGCGCTGATGGTCAGACTTCAACTAGTGGAACTCCTTTATCTGGTTCCACCCCCTCAAAAAATAGAGTAATGGCTTCTGATGGAAAAGACAAACAGAGGAAATTAGTCAAAAGGAGGCAGGGCGATATTCCAGCTACAGACTCGTCTACAGAAAAAGGCCAAACTGACGAATTATTTAGCACTGGAGTTGGGATTTCTCATATGGATCCG ACTGGAACAACCATTACAGATCAGCTGAATTTTCTTCATGAGCAAGTGAAACTGCTTGCTGGAGATGTTGCACTGTGTACCGAATCTCTTAAAAGACTGTCGGAGGAAGCGATAAACAACCCAGAAGATTCTCGGGATGAG GAGCAAATACAGAAGTTGAAGAATATAATCACTGAAAAAAAGCTGCAAATACATCAGCTGGAGCAACACACTATTGCATCACTGGAAACAGCTCCACAAAGGTCGAGTAAGTCTGAGTTATCTCAG GCTTTATCCAAGCTTTCTACTCAGTTGAATGGGAAAACTATTGAACTTGAG ATCAATTCAGTGGATAAAAGAATTCTTCAGGAACAATTACAAAGGAAG ATTTCAGAAAACGCTGAGATGCAAGAAACCATTCTTCTACTTAGGCAGCAAGTTAGCACATTGTCAGATATATGCTCTGTCTGTCCAGAAGGACAAAGTCGGTCTGCTATGCTCAATTCTGATTCTAGCAATTCAGATGAGAAAAACAAGGGAGGGAAGGATTCACCTCTTGATGCAACTACACCTACTAGTGTGATAAATTTGAATCGGATCTTTGCTCAGGATGAATCAAAAGATTGCAAGAATGCTACAAATTCGAACTTACAG GCTTCTAAAATAGAGAATCTGAAGCAAGAGAATGCGATATTAGCTGAAGAAAAGGTTGGACTTGAAATTCACAGCCAAAAACTAGCAGAAGAGGCTTCATATGCAAAAGAATTGGCTGCAGCCGCAGCAGTTGAGCTTCAACATCTGACTGGAGAAGTAACTAGGCTGTCATATCAGAATGCCGAGTTGATTGGTGAGCTGAGTTCTACAAAAGAGGCCCATTCCGGATCTGGGTGCTGTCAACATTTGTCTGATGTGAAAGAAAGATGCAGTGATTATGCTAACATTGATGCAAGCTCAAGGAAATTAGAATACGAGCAGTTGGTTGAGTACTTGCAAAATGAACTTAATGTTAGATACCAGAGAGAAGCCATGCTAGAAGCTGCTTTGTCTGAGAAGGAACAAGTACAACATGAGCTGGATAAACAACTGAATGAGGCAAAGAGGCATGGTGAGGTTTTAGAGAATGACATGGAAAATATGTGGGCTCTCGTAGAAAACATGAGGAAAACTGGCACAGAGATTGATGACGCCATATCTCACAGGATTGGTTCATCTGATTATAGATCAGGTGAGGTTTCAGTTGGAATTTCTTCAAAGAGTAGCTTATTATCAGCAGAAAGTCAAGTTTCTAGAAATTTGGACAAGATAAGCTCAGTTGGTGCCAGCTATTCGAAAGAAACGGAAAGGTCCCGAGAAATACAGAGGCTAATTTCAAGACTGAAG GGTGAAGACTTGTCTGGCCTTGATATGGCTACTCTTGAAGAATTGCAAAATGTTCATGTTGAAGCTATAACCAAGATTTGCCAAGCAAAG TGCGCTAATCATATATTGTAG
- the LOC110797490 gene encoding kinesin-like protein KIN-7C, mitochondrial isoform X1, producing the protein MVGSSTSSKSPRSTSPFRPKKGSPSPFSSPAVKNVAGRPASPASERSEFSKPKENVTVTVRFRPLSAREMKLGNEIAWYADGDCTVRNENNPNIAYAFDRVFGPATTTRHVYDVAAHHVINGAMEGINGTIFAYGVTSSGKTHTMHGVQKSPGIIPLAVKDVFEIIQETPGREFLLRVSYLEIYNEVINDLLDPAGQNLRIREDTQGTYIEGIKDEVVLSPAHALSLIATGEAHRHVGSNNFNLLSSRSHTIFTLTIESSSHGQSPEEEDVSLSQLHLIDLAGSESSKIITNGLRRKEGSYINKSLLTLGTVISKLTDGKAAHIPYRDSKLTRLLQSSLSGHGRISLICNVTPASGHSEETHNTLKFAHRSKHVEIKASQNKILDEKSLIKKYQKEILSLKQELQTLKHGITEDPCEDPCVSVSTPEDLVSLKLQVEAGQAKLQSNMEEEEEDQAKAALTGRIHRLTKLILVSTRNTSGTNIPRKAAVYTKMHSFAEDELAHLPDRTREYVICGDDDGDGSLDPEVPVQECANANNLHETVKDDKKSKKKGMLGWFKSRKPEHVVGLSPAGADGQTSTSGTPLSGSTPSKNRVMASDGKDKQRKLVKRRQGDIPATDSSTEKGQTDELFSTGVGISHMDPTGTTITDQLNFLHEQVKLLAGDVALCTESLKRLSEEAINNPEDSRDEEQIQKLKNIITEKKLQIHQLEQHTIASLETAPQRSSKSELSQALSKLSTQLNGKTIELEINSVDKRILQEQLQRKISENAEMQETILLLRQQVSTLSDICSVCPEGQSRSAMLNSDSSNSDEKNKGGKDSPLDATTPTSVINLNRIFAQDESKDCKNATNSNLQASKIENLKQENAILAEEKVGLEIHSQKLAEEASYAKELAAAAAVELQHLTGEVTRLSYQNAELIGELSSTKEAHSGSGCCQHLSDVKERCSDYANIDASSRKLEYEQLVEYLQNELNVRYQREAMLEAALSEKEQVQHELDKQLNEAKRHGEVLENDMENMWALVENMRKTGTEIDDAISHRIGSSDYRSGEVSVGISSKSSLLSAESQVSRNLDKISSVGASYSKETERSREIQRLISRLKGEDLSGLDMATLEELQNVHVEAITKICQAKCANHIL; encoded by the exons atggtGGGAAGCTCAACTTCTTCCAAATCACCTCGTTCCACGTCACCTTTCCGACCAAAGAAAGGGTCTCCGTCGCCGTTTTCTTCGCCGGCGGTTAAGAATGTTGCCGGACGTCCGGCAAGTCCGGCGTCGGAGCGTTCCGAGTTTAGTAAACCTAAAGAGAATGTTACTGTTACTGTTCGATTTCGTCCTCTCAG TGCGAGAGAGATGAAGCTAGGGAATGAGATAGCGTGGTATGCGGATGGAGATTGTACAGTTCGGAATGAGAATAACCCTAACATTGCTTATGCATTTG ATAGAGTATTTGGTCctgcaacaaccacacgccatgTATATGATGTTGCCGCTCATCATGTTATAAATGGTGCTATGGAAGGAATAAATG GTACTATCTTTGCATACGGAGTTACTAGTAGTGGGAAGACGCACACAATGCAT GGGGTGCAGAAGTCACCTGGAATCATCCCATTAGCAGTGAAGGATGTCTTTGAAATCATACAGGAG ACACCTGGCAGGGAGTTTCTTCTTCGTGTTTCTTATCTGGAAATCTACAATGAG GTTATCAATGACTTGCTGGATCCAGCAGGACAAAACTTACGAATCCGAGAAGATACTCAG GGAACTTACATCGAAGGAATTAAAGATGAAGTTGTACTCTCGCCTGCTCATGCATTATCCTTGATTGCTACTGGTGAAG CACATAGACATGTTGGCTCCAACAATTTCAATTTACTTAGCAGTCGAAGTCACACCATTTTCACTTTG ACCATTGAAAGCAGTTCACATGGGCAAAGTCCAGAGGAAGAAGATGTTTCACTATCTCAGTTG CATTTGATTGATCTTGCTGGGTCTGAAAGTTCAAAGATTATAACAAATGGATTACGTAGAAAAGAAGGCTCATACATAAATAAAAGTTTGCTAACTCTTGGCACT GTAATCTCTAAGCTTACCGATGGAAAAGCAGCTCATATTCCTTACCGTGATTCAAAGCTCACCCGTTTGTTGCAGTCGTCTCTCAGTGGCCATGGACGAATTTCA CTTATCTGCAACGTGACCCCTGCCTCTGGCCACAGCGAAGAAACTCACAATACTTTGAAGTTTGCACACAGGAGCAAACATGTAGAAATAAAGGCTTCTCAAAATAAG ATATTGGACGAAAAATCCCTCATTAAGAAGTACCAAAAGGAAATTTTAAGTCTAAAGCAAGAGCTTCAGACACTAAAGCATGGCATAACAGAGGACCCATGTGAGGATCCATGTGTGAGTGTGTCAACACCAGAAGATTTGGTTAGCTTAAAGCTGCAG GTGGAAGCAGGTCAGGCTAAGTTGCAGTCTAacatggaggaggaggaggaggaccAAGCTAAAGCGGCTCTTACGGGAAGAATTCACCGGCttacaaaattaattttggtttcaaCAAGAAATACTTCAGGAACAAACATCCCCCGAAAGGCGGCTGTCTATACAAAAATGCATTCATTTGCAGAAGATGAG CTTGCACATTTACCCGATAGGACGAGGGAATATGTAATTTgtggtgatgatgatggtgatggaaGTCTGGATCCTGAGGTTCCAGTTCAGGAATGTGCCAATGCTAACAATCTGCATGAGACAGTTAAGGATGACAAGAAgagtaaaaaaaaaggaatgCTTGGATGGTTTAAATCAAGA AAGCCTGAGCATGTTGTTGGATTGTCTCCAGCTGGCGCTGATGGTCAGACTTCAACTAGTGGAACTCCTTTATCTGGTTCCACCCCCTCAAAAAATAGAGTAATGGCTTCTGATGGAAAAGACAAACAGAGGAAATTAGTCAAAAGGAGGCAGGGCGATATTCCAGCTACAGACTCGTCTACAGAAAAAGGCCAAACTGACGAATTATTTAGCACTGGAGTTGGGATTTCTCATATGGATCCG ACTGGAACAACCATTACAGATCAGCTGAATTTTCTTCATGAGCAAGTGAAACTGCTTGCTGGAGATGTTGCACTGTGTACCGAATCTCTTAAAAGACTGTCGGAGGAAGCGATAAACAACCCAGAAGATTCTCGGGATGAG GAGCAAATACAGAAGTTGAAGAATATAATCACTGAAAAAAAGCTGCAAATACATCAGCTGGAGCAACACACTATTGCATCACTGGAAACAGCTCCACAAAGGTCGAGTAAGTCTGAGTTATCTCAG GCTTTATCCAAGCTTTCTACTCAGTTGAATGGGAAAACTATTGAACTTGAG ATCAATTCAGTGGATAAAAGAATTCTTCAGGAACAATTACAAAGGAAG ATTTCAGAAAACGCTGAGATGCAAGAAACCATTCTTCTACTTAGGCAGCAAGTTAGCACATTGTCAGATATATGCTCTGTCTGTCCAGAAGGACAAAGTCGGTCTGCTATGCTCAATTCTGATTCTAGCAATTCAGATGAGAAAAACAAGGGAGGGAAGGATTCACCTCTTGATGCAACTACACCTACTAGTGTGATAAATTTGAATCGGATCTTTGCTCAGGATGAATCAAAAGATTGCAAGAATGCTACAAATTCGAACTTACAG GCTTCTAAAATAGAGAATCTGAAGCAAGAGAATGCGATATTAGCTGAAGAAAAGGTTGGACTTGAAATTCACAGCCAAAAACTAGCAGAAGAGGCTTCATATGCAAAAGAATTGGCTGCAGCCGCAGCAGTTGAGCTTCAACATCTGACTGGAGAAGTAACTAGGCTGTCATATCAGAATGCCGAGTTGATTGGTGAGCTGAGTTCTACAAAAGAGGCCCATTCCGGATCTGGGTGCTGTCAACATTTGTCTGATGTGAAAGAAAGATGCAGTGATTATGCTAACATTGATGCAAGCTCAAGGAAATTAGAATACGAGCAGTTGGTTGAGTACTTGCAAAATGAACTTAATGTTAGATACCAGAGAGAAGCCATGCTAGAAGCTGCTTTGTCTGAGAAGGAACAAGTACAACATGAGCTGGATAAACAACTGAATGAGGCAAAGAGGCATGGTGAGGTTTTAGAGAATGACATGGAAAATATGTGGGCTCTCGTAGAAAACATGAGGAAAACTGGCACAGAGATTGATGACGCCATATCTCACAGGATTGGTTCATCTGATTATAGATCAGGTGAGGTTTCAGTTGGAATTTCTTCAAAGAGTAGCTTATTATCAGCAGAAAGTCAAGTTTCTAGAAATTTGGACAAGATAAGCTCAGTTGGTGCCAGCTATTCGAAAGAAACGGAAAGGTCCCGAGAAATACAGAGGCTAATTTCAAGACTGAAG GGTGAAGACTTGTCTGGCCTTGATATGGCTACTCTTGAAGAATTGCAAAATGTTCATGTTGAAGCTATAACCAAGATTTGCCAAGCAAAG TGCGCTAATCATATATTGTAG